A genomic region of Colletotrichum destructivum chromosome 1, complete sequence contains the following coding sequences:
- a CDS encoding Putative bactericidal permeability-increasing protein, alpha/beta domain superfamily — protein sequence MLSCFGFGRPSREEREREPLLPRYNDDTALQQRLHEKLHTYQMLRAIGKGYMPSNEQLIINLRTLLSADILNPDTPDLSDAGRALVLNVKLLIKQLIELLLHKNDKDQIQDFVWYLTKARLSVDAYDIGARASKAKARADTVAAYKSLQTVGSLILTNKDFRLFLSDLSTVGREVFRDTAFTLSDVSRQAAKDVEPSKEDEEAIKHPNGDSKPPPSKAEIQGEAIDVSKVVTDGVARVADEAGHSLADHLTGEEQETLVSRLKKTVLNLRGRKDYSDSVSTLSLLIRRYLLIYSHAISDTIQVAQEDIDTNPEADRALHNFWLFLTSLGDREHWNEVERIFKVVMEHGRSDPEFDKLVRQIGNLLQDILTDPDFFEHAEDRFRELRAKSRELTSESSIRDDLDALLDRVHLALHSVLEDTDIKKVLHTTKRILKILSPASEYLNGELLADSTNIFIPLLIQAIQYIPIPRLEVSMPTIDLLLENLILEPGRTVNNSSFLPFKLNISTQNDVEIRKARFRTTTSVKTLMRITLSGLSIAAEDLGYWLRLHSGILRLADAGIAGFHLDERGIDVAIDVEVGKERLENMLTLHGVRVRIHHLDYSLRKSSLSWLAWLLKPLIRPTVKAALEAQIATGISEGLHFANREMLYARERLRATRIADPQDLWTFVKAVAARLVPPEDPDLYTRVGVTQPGRGVFKGVYAPGSLVKMWNEEATLAGDRVHEYQRDGWRNSIFDVGTTGVTI from the exons ATGCTGTCCtgcttcggcttcggccggCCGTCGCGCGAGGAACGCGAACGCGAACCTCTGCTGCCTCGCTACAACGATGATACAGCCTTGCAGCAGCGCCTCCACGAGAAGCTTCACACGTACCAGATGCTTCGCGCCATTGGCAAGGGGTACATGCCTTCCAACGAGCAGCTCATCATCAACCTGCGCACCCTCCTGTCCGCCGACATCCTCAACCCCGACACCCCGGATCTCAGCGACGCCGGACGCGCCCTCGTGCTGAACGTCAAGCTCCTCATCAAACAGCTcatcgagctgctgctccaCAAGAACGACAAGGACCAGATCCAGGACTTTGTCTGGTACCTGACCAAGGCCCGCCTGTCTGTCGACGCCTACGACATTGGCGCACGAGCatccaaggccaaggcgagGGCCGATACAGTGGCAG CATACAAGAGCTTACAGACCGTCGGCTCACTAATCCTCACCAACAAAGACTtccgtctcttcctctcggATCTGAGTACCGTCGGCCGCGAGGTCTTCCGGGACACTGCCTTCACCCTGTCCGACGTCTCCAGACAGGCGGCCAAGGATGTTGAACCCTCCaaagaggacgaggaagcaATCAAGCATCCGAATGGGGACTCGAAGCCTCCGCCATCCAAGGCCGAAATCCAGGGCGAAGCTATAGACGTTTCCAAGGTTGTTActgacggcgtcgcccgTGTCGCCGATGAGGCTGGTCACAGCCTGGCTGATCACCTCACcggcgaggagcaggagacACTTGTGAGCAGGTTGAAAAAGACAGTCCTCAACCTGCGCGGGAGAAAGGATTACTCCGACTCAGTTTCGACCCTCTCCCTGCTCATCCGACGCTACCTTCTAATCTACTCCCACGCCATCTCGGACACTATTCAGGTGGCCCAGGAGGACATTGACACCAACCCGGAGGCTGACCGCGCGCTTCACAACTTCTGGCTGTTCTTGACCTCGCTTGGGGACCGCGAGCACTGgaacgaggtcgagcgcATATTCAAGGTCGTCATGGAACACGGTCGCAGTGACCCCGAGTTTGACAAGCTTGTCAGACAAATCGGTAACCTGCTCCAAGACATCCTTACGGATCCCGACTTCTTCGAACACGCCGAAGACCGGTTCAGGGAGTTGAGAGCAAAGTCGCGGGAGTTGACCTCAGAGTCGTCGATACGCGACGATCTCGATGCCCTGCTAGACCGCGTGCATCTGGCACTGCACTCTGTGCTTGAGGACACCGACATCAAAAAAGTCCTGCACACGACCAAGAGGATCCTGAAGATCCTGTCGCCGGCTAGCGAGTATCTCAACGGCGAGCTCTTGGCCGACTCGACCAACATTTTCATACCCTTGTTGATCCAGGCCATCCAGTACATCCCGATCCCTCGCCTCGAGGTCTCGATGCCGACTATTGATCTCCTATTGGAAAACTTGATCCTGGAACCCGGTCGCACAGTGAACAACAGCTCATTCCTGCCCTTCAAGCTCAACATTTCGACCCAGAATGACGTCGAGATCCGGAAAGCGCGGTTCCGAACGACGACTTCGGTCAAGACGCTCATGAGGATCACGTTGTCGGGCCTGTCGATTGCCGCCGAAGACCTCGGATATTGGCTGCGCCTCCACTCGGGCATATTGAGACTCGCTGACGCTGGGATTGCGGGCTTCCATCTTGACGAGCGTGGTATTGACGTTGCCATCGATGTGGAGGTCGGAAAAGAGCGCCTGGAAAACATGCTTACGCTTCAtggcgtccgcgtccgcaTCCACCATCTGGATTACAGCCTTCGGAAGAGCAGCCTTTCCTGGCTCGCTTGGCTGCTTAAGCCACTCATCCGACCGACGGTCAAGGCCGCATTGGAGGCGCAGATTGCGACTGGCATTAGCGAGGGGCTTCATTTCGCCAACAGAGAGATGCTCTATGCGCGCGAGCGGTTGCGCGCCACTCGTATTGCCGACCCGCAGGACTTGTGGACTTTCGTCAAGGCCGTGGCGGCGAGATTGGTGCCACCCGAGGACCCAGACCTGTACACCCGCGTGGGTGTCACGCAGCCTGGACGGGGCGTGTTCAAGGGTGTGTATGCACCCGGCAGTCTCGTCAAGATGTGGAACGAAGAGGCGACCCTTGCAGGCGACCGAGTGCATGAATATCAGAGAGACGGCTGGCGCAACTCCATCTTCGACGTTGGCACCACTGGTGTCACCATCTAA